A single window of Aspergillus flavus chromosome 4, complete sequence DNA harbors:
- a CDS encoding oxidoreductase (unnamed protein product) → MTIAHFSRLEKDYPWIACPLVASAPMLNIATAKLAVAVSSAGGIGFIAGGYDLSGLEQQLIEAQDLVNEANFHDYHLQQSQGDAPILPVGVGFLNWGASLEIALPLIQKYRPCAIWLFAPKTGVDDLLPWTRAIRSEVPYNVKIWVQLCCLEDAIESTEKLQPDVLVVQGCDAGGHGLARSASIVTLLPEVLDHLKSREPSSTQTIGKPFVVAAGGISDGRGLAATIILGADGCAMGTRFLASPEAQIAKGYQNEILRASDGGVSTVRSTVYDKVRGIYGWPTKYDGRGLINRSYEDIVNQEVTEEENRRLYEEEKLKGDNGWGPQGRMTTYAGTGVGLIRAVMPAAHIVTKIRQDAMGILQKSFVPAKL, encoded by the coding sequence ATGACGATTGCACACTTCTCTCGTCTCGAAAAAGACTATCCGTGGATCGCATGTCCACTTGTTGCGTCAGCGCCCATGCTCAATATCGCGACTGCAAAGCTTGCAGTCGCGGTCTCCTCCGCCGGGGGCATTGGATTCATAGCCGGCGGATACGACCTTTCCGGGTTGGAACAACAACTCATCGAAGCACAAGATCTTGTCAACGAGGCCAACTTCCACGATTATCATCTTCAACAGAGTCAGGGTGACGCACCGATTCTCCCCGTCGGGGTGGGCTTCTTAAACTGGGGCGCATCACTGGAAATCGCGCTGCCCTTGATCCAGAAGTACCGTCCCTGCGCAATTTGGCTCTTTGCACCGAAGACCGGCGTGGACGACCTCTTACCTTGGACCCGGGCCATTCGGTCCGAAGTCCCATACAACGTGAAGATCTGGGTGCAACTCTGTTGTTTGGAAGATGCAATAGAGTCTACAGAGAAATTGCAGCCGGATGTCCTTGTCGTCCAAGGATGTGATGCTGGTGGTCATGGACTTGCTCGGTCTGCCAGTATTGTCACCCTTCTTCCCGAGGTCTTAGATCATTTAAAGTCAAGAGAGCCCAGTTCGACGCAGACCATTGGAAAACCGTTTGTTGTTGCAGCGGGCGGCATCAGTGACGGTCGAGGGTTGGCTGCCACGATAATTTTGGGCGCGGACGGATGTGCTATGGGGACTCGGTTTCTAGCCTCCCCGGAGGCACAAATTGCGAAAGGCTATCAAAATGAGATTCTTCGAGCCTCGGACGGTGGTGTGAGTACAGTACGGTCGACGGTCTATGATAAAGTCCGTGGGATCTATGGCTGGCCAACAAAGTATGATGGACGCGGTCTAATCAATCGATCGTATGAGGACATTGTGAACCAGGAGGtcactgaggaggagaatcgACGTCTGtacgaggaagagaagctCAAGGGGGATAATGGCTGGGGACCGCAAGGCCGAATGACAACCTATGCAGGAACCGGGGTAGGCCTTATACGAGCCGTGATGCCAGCAGCACATATCGTTACGAAGATCAGGCAGGATGCGATGGGCATCCTCCAGAAGTCATTCGTACCTGCCAAATTATGA
- a CDS encoding glycoside hydrolase superfamily gives MSSWLPSLLLFGNLAIASSVSTVHIPLNISSRVLRRDLYGYSIEPVSLDPYLQTELASKLLGHVAEIAGVPAPIRVGGNIADQTLFDPTLEFPSEALPNDTTVEVLRIRPDWFNGWKEYFPEGTDILYTLNFRNETDSWINAMEEAQAAMGALGDSLSHFELGNEIDHYINKGWRGADWDTKEYTKQWRRLTGQILSSKFYKNATHKPLFQAAVFADPPMVPDQHDEIDDFDIVNVTRAGLVDPKIIESYAVHLYPQSTCDAERYARLSLNLLSDHNVIWKNLSQYIPQDAAARAAGSRLVLGETNSASCSGKSGISDTFGAALWATDYVLTAASIGIEQTYFHLGHQSEYSAFTPLPYEHKGENLTAGVRANFFSHIFLAHIISSRKADSWRISALPAANASDFSGFAIFSDAPESSLAKLVFINLGVWNSTVGAHNPSTLAATDSTFASPGDRPTRTVEVHTSWSPGTKIEILRLQGPGTNAKSGVNVSGVSIDSATGNLVGQEKVEQGIVNDGGIVRCELSQAEAILIQKPSE, from the coding sequence ATGTCGTCCTGGCTGCCATCCCTCCTTCTGTTTGGCAATCTAGCGATTGCGTCTTCTGTATCTACCGTTCATATACCTCTGAACATTTCGTCCAGGGTCCTGAGACGTGATTTGTATGGTTATTCAATTGAGCCTGTTTCTCTTGACCCGTACCTCCAAACTGAACTGGCATCAAAGTTATTGGGACACGTCGCGGAGATAGCTGGAGTACCCGCACCAATTCGAGTCGGAGGCAATATCGCTGACCAAACATTATTCGATCCAACATTGGAATTCCCGTCGGAAGCACTGCCAAATGATACCACAGTAGAGGTGTTACGTATCCGTCCAGATtggttcaatggctggaaAGAATATTTTCCAGAAGGAACGGACATTCTATACACACTGAATTTTCGCAACGAGACGGATTCATGGATCAACGCCATGGAGGAAGCCCAAGCCGCGATGGGGGCACTGGGAGATTCCCTATCACACTTCGAACTGGGGAATGAAATAGATCACTATATCAACAAAGGCTGGCGAGGAGCAGACTGGGACACCAAGGAATATACGAAGCAGTGGCGCCGCTTGACAGGCCAAATTCTGTCCTCCAAGTTCTACAAGAATGCCACTCACAAGCCCCTCTTCCAAGCGGCCGTCTTTGCCGATCCTCCCATGGTCCCTGATCAACACGACGAAATAGACGACTTTGACATCGTTAACGTAACCCGCGCGGGACTGGTTGACCCTAAGATCATTGAGAGCTACGCGGTGCACCTCTACCCCCAATCAACTTGCGATGCTGAGCGTTACGCACGTCTTTCTCTGAACTTGCTCTCAGACCACAACGTTATCTGGAAGAACCTGTCTCAATATATTCCACAGGATGCAGCTGCCCGAGCGGCAGGAAGCAGACTGGTTCTGGGAGAAACCAACTCTGCCTCATGTAGTGGGAAAAGCGGCATCAGTGACACCTTTGGAGCCGCCCTTTGGGCCACCGATTATGTGTTAACGGCAGCCAGTATTGGCATCGAGCAGACCTACTTCCACCTCGGTCACCAGAGTGAATATTCTGCTTTCACTCCTCTCCCGTATGAGCACAAGGGCGAGAACCTCACTGCGGGTGTCCGGGCCAACTTCTTCTCGCATATCTTCCTCGCTCATATCATCTCCAGCAGGAAGGCGGACTCGTGGAGGATCAGTGCGTTACCCGCTGCGAATGCATCGGACTTTAGCGGATTCGCAATTTTCAGCGATGCCCCGGAGTCCAGCCTTGCTAAGCTTGTTTTCATCAATTTAGGCGTGTGGAACTCGACAGTCGGAGCGCATAACCCTTCCACTTTGGCAGCAACTGACTCCACATTTGCTTCCCCAGGGGACCGACCGACACGGACCGTGGAAGTGCATACCTCGTGGAGCCCAGGCACAAAGATAGAGATCCTCAGATTACAGGGTCCAGGCACCAACGCAAAGAGTGGGGTGAACGTATCGGGAGTTAGTATCGATTCAGCGACGGGAAACTTGGTAGGCCAAGAAAAAGTCGAGCAAGGCATTGTCAATGACGGTGGCATTGTTCGCTGCGAGCTTTCTCAGGCCGAGGCTATCTTGATCCAGAAGCCCTCGGAATGA